In Paralcaligenes sp. KSB-10, the following are encoded in one genomic region:
- a CDS encoding ABC transporter permease, giving the protein MFTLLCLAGWGIVSWVSPSYQMPSPVAVVQGVWKFLSNPNLLEQLGFSLYHVGAAIFLSFLIGALLALIPYYFPVFRFAIHQRFGAFLGSFSGVGWALLAGMWFGINSISVIFAISAVLIPFALINLSSGLKNLDAELLEMGRSFSRNHLRILRKTILPLLYPYIFATLRLMFGVAWKVTLAAELFGGNSGLGYLINLARQDYDTTTIFVIIFLIIAFVYSTERFFFKPIQARFDDYAKI; this is encoded by the coding sequence ATGTTTACGCTTTTATGCCTTGCGGGCTGGGGCATCGTTTCGTGGGTCAGCCCCTCGTACCAGATGCCCAGCCCCGTCGCCGTGGTGCAAGGCGTCTGGAAATTCCTGTCCAACCCGAATCTTCTGGAACAGCTGGGGTTTTCGCTTTATCACGTGGGAGCGGCAATATTCCTGTCGTTCCTCATCGGCGCCTTGCTGGCCCTGATCCCCTATTACTTTCCGGTTTTCCGCTTTGCCATTCATCAACGGTTCGGCGCGTTTCTGGGGTCGTTCTCGGGGGTCGGATGGGCTCTGCTGGCCGGCATGTGGTTTGGAATCAATTCCATATCCGTCATATTTGCCATTAGCGCGGTGCTGATTCCCTTTGCTTTAATAAACCTGAGCAGCGGCCTAAAGAATCTGGATGCCGAACTGCTGGAAATGGGACGGAGTTTTTCACGCAACCACTTGCGAATTCTGCGAAAAACCATTCTGCCCTTGCTCTACCCCTACATTTTCGCCACGCTGCGGCTGATGTTCGGCGTGGCCTGGAAGGTAACGCTTGCCGCCGAACTGTTCGGCGGCAACTCCGGATTGGGGTACCTGATTAATCTGGCGCGCCAGGACTACGACACCACCACTATCTTCGTCATCATCTTTTTAATCATCGCATTTGTTTACAGCACCGAACGTTTCTTCTTTAAACCCATACAGGCCCGCTTCGACGACTATGCAAAAATCTGA
- a CDS encoding ABC transporter substrate-binding protein produces the protein MNRRNLLKMAAIAFPSLMTIARPGYAQAARKKITYAYLLDPAYDAVVWAINNGKVKSDLIDVETKGLAIPQLLQSTSSKQYDVIMTAVIGLPAAASRGLELRILNTALRQSKGGLGGGIWVKKDSPLQNPKELKGKTLGSYSLKSTGYTQVRIALQKKYGINTDLQGGDLKQLQIPASNLPAALSRGSVDAATLIHSQAYKAIRSGEYRTIAETARDNIEMFKMQFVSAVNVSYPEKLGADPKAYLEFIRMFDESIKYALSHRKEVFDSVAQKSGLDPAFFDWWFGNVSEVPGDFTKEHAAAIDKFYELSVELGVIKKAAPAESFLWDKLTVKA, from the coding sequence ATGAACAGAAGAAATCTATTGAAAATGGCGGCCATCGCGTTTCCCAGCCTGATGACGATAGCCCGGCCGGGCTACGCCCAGGCGGCACGCAAAAAGATCACCTATGCGTACCTGCTCGACCCGGCCTATGACGCCGTGGTATGGGCGATCAATAACGGCAAAGTGAAATCGGACCTGATCGATGTGGAAACCAAGGGTCTGGCGATCCCGCAACTGCTTCAATCGACGTCGTCGAAACAGTACGACGTCATCATGACAGCCGTGATCGGCCTGCCGGCCGCAGCCTCCAGGGGTCTGGAGCTGCGCATCCTGAATACCGCATTGCGCCAATCGAAGGGTGGATTGGGCGGAGGCATCTGGGTAAAAAAAGACAGTCCCCTGCAAAACCCGAAAGAATTGAAAGGCAAGACACTCGGTTCCTATAGCCTGAAGTCGACCGGCTATACGCAAGTACGAATAGCGCTGCAAAAAAAATACGGGATCAACACCGATCTGCAAGGCGGCGACCTGAAGCAGTTGCAGATTCCCGCCTCGAACCTGCCTGCGGCCTTGTCCCGGGGAAGCGTGGACGCGGCCACCCTGATTCACAGCCAGGCGTACAAGGCAATCCGTTCCGGCGAATACCGGACCATAGCGGAAACGGCCCGGGACAACATCGAAATGTTCAAAATGCAATTTGTCAGCGCCGTCAACGTGTCGTATCCCGAGAAGCTCGGCGCCGATCCCAAAGCCTATCTGGAATTCATCAGGATGTTCGATGAATCGATCAAATATGCCTTGAGCCATCGCAAAGAGGTATTCGATTCAGTTGCACAAAAAAGCGGCCTGGACCCGGCCTTCTTCGACTGGTGGTTCGGCAATGTTTCGGAAGTGCCGGGCGATTTCACCAAAGAGCACGCCGCGGCCATCGACAAGTTCTATGAGCTTTCGGTAGAGCTGGGCGTTATAAAGAAAGCGGCCCCGGCGGAATCCTTCCTGTGGGACAAACTGACCGTCAAGGCGTAG
- a CDS encoding ABC transporter ATP-binding protein codes for MKIETKEVVIDFRDVVVELGGQKIYDRLSFQVKKGEFVCLLGPSGCGKSTSLRVMGGLLPIAAGTVRIMGLSPSVAWSRIAYVFQSPRLVSWRNALGNVLLGTELRFGSKNKKAREQKALELLSLVGLSKDVHKYPSILSGGERQRVSIARALAVDPEIIFMDEPFSALDPTTRKKMRSEIEQIWQKTGKTIVFVTHDIEEALQLADRIILLTKKPTSVKEDFPLEEARPRDLSSSTLAVHRDRLLETFKAIESCIET; via the coding sequence ATGAAAATAGAGACAAAAGAAGTAGTTATCGATTTCCGAGACGTCGTAGTAGAGCTTGGCGGACAAAAAATATACGATCGCCTGAGCTTCCAGGTAAAAAAAGGAGAATTCGTCTGCTTGCTGGGGCCATCGGGCTGCGGCAAATCGACAAGCCTGCGGGTCATGGGCGGACTGCTGCCCATCGCAGCCGGAACCGTCCGGATCATGGGCTTGAGCCCATCCGTGGCCTGGTCCAGGATCGCGTATGTTTTCCAATCGCCCCGACTGGTGTCCTGGCGCAACGCACTGGGAAATGTACTGCTCGGCACCGAACTGCGCTTTGGCTCGAAAAACAAAAAAGCCCGCGAACAAAAAGCGCTTGAACTGCTGTCCCTGGTGGGCCTGTCGAAAGACGTACACAAATATCCCTCCATATTGTCGGGCGGCGAAAGGCAGCGAGTCTCCATCGCCAGGGCCCTGGCTGTGGATCCGGAAATCATTTTCATGGACGAGCCCTTCTCCGCCCTGGATCCCACCACCCGGAAAAAAATGCGCTCGGAAATAGAGCAAATATGGCAAAAGACCGGCAAGACCATCGTCTTCGTCACTCACGATATTGAAGAGGCATTGCAACTGGCCGACCGAATCATCCTGCTCACAAAAAAACCCACTTCGGTCAAAGAAGATTTTCCTCTGGAAGAAGCCCGGCCGCGGGATTTGTCGTCATCGACACTCGCGGTACATCGCGACCGGCTGCTTGAGACTTTCAAGGCCATCGAGTCCTGCATCGAAACCTGA
- a CDS encoding FmdB family zinc ribbon protein: MPIYAYKCSACGHEQDVLQKMSDPLLKVCPECGQSTYSKQVTAAGFQLKGSGWYVTDFRGNGAKPAADGKPASAAGAAKAADGAAAAAPASSSESKAAPAAAPASSSPPSTPAASST; encoded by the coding sequence GTGCCTATTTACGCTTACAAATGCAGCGCCTGCGGACATGAGCAGGATGTGCTGCAAAAAATGTCGGATCCGCTGTTGAAAGTGTGTCCTGAATGTGGTCAAAGCACTTATTCCAAGCAGGTCACGGCGGCGGGCTTTCAATTGAAGGGCTCGGGCTGGTATGTGACCGATTTCCGCGGCAATGGCGCCAAGCCCGCAGCCGACGGCAAGCCCGCTTCCGCCGCGGGCGCGGCAAAAGCGGCCGACGGCGCCGCAGCCGCGGCACCGGCCTCATCTTCCGAGAGCAAGGCGGCTCCCGCGGCGGCACCCGCTTCGTCTTCTCCTCCTTCAACGCCTGCTGCGTCGTCGACGTAG
- a CDS encoding DUF502 domain-containing protein codes for MRIFKRYFITGLLIWIPLVITVWVIMLLIRTIESFVPSFLSSQSLFGIRIPGFPVVLVLVVVLVTGLLGANFIGRAFVDRWEKLLGRIPLVRSIYNSVKQVSDTVLAPNGQAFREAVLVQYPRQGSWTIAFLTGAPSGEVASHLPGQHVSVYVPTTPNPTSGFFLMMPRQDVYVLDMSVDAALKYIVSMGVVAPAVSKALESNDTAFAELDAVDRPNPQDKP; via the coding sequence ATGCGTATCTTCAAACGATACTTTATTACCGGCCTACTGATCTGGATTCCGTTAGTCATTACGGTCTGGGTCATTATGCTTTTGATTCGCACGATCGAAAGTTTCGTGCCCAGTTTCCTTTCGTCGCAATCGCTGTTCGGAATACGGATTCCGGGTTTCCCGGTCGTGCTCGTATTGGTGGTGGTGCTGGTTACCGGCTTGCTGGGAGCCAATTTCATAGGCCGTGCCTTTGTCGACCGCTGGGAAAAGTTACTGGGCCGCATCCCTCTGGTGCGCTCGATTTACAACTCGGTCAAGCAGGTCAGCGACACGGTGCTGGCTCCCAACGGCCAGGCGTTTCGTGAAGCGGTGCTGGTGCAGTATCCGCGTCAGGGCTCCTGGACCATTGCCTTTCTAACCGGTGCTCCCAGCGGCGAGGTGGCCTCGCACCTGCCGGGCCAGCACGTTAGCGTGTATGTACCGACCACACCGAATCCCACATCCGGTTTCTTTTTAATGATGCCGCGTCAAGATGTATATGTTCTGGACATGAGCGTCGATGCAGCGCTCAAATACATCGTTTCCATGGGTGTCGTTGCGCCGGCCGTGAGCAAGGCTCTCGAGAGCAACGATACGGCTTTCGCCGAGCTCGACGCTGTCGACCGTCCCAATCCGCAAGACAAACCCTGA
- the aspS gene encoding aspartate--tRNA ligase, which translates to MRTCYTGEVSRSHLDQTVSLFGWVHRRRDHGGVIFIDLRDRAGLAQIVVDPDNAQAFEIAEKIRNEFCVRVTGLVRLRPEGTSNSELASGEIEILCREIEILNPSVTPPFQLDDDNLSETTRLTHRVLDLRRPQMQRNLMLRYRVSIEVRKYLDALGFIDIETPMLTKSTPEGARDYLVPSRVNAGEFFALPQSPQLFKQMLMVAGFDRYYQITKCFRDEDLRADRQPEFTQIDCETSFLNEEQIREIFEGMIRHVFSAVQKVELPAVFPTMTWDEAMRRYGSDKPDLRVKLEFTDISDLMQDVDFKVFSAPANDVGSRVVALRVPGGASMPRSEIDAYTKFVGIYGAKGLAYIKVNDATSIPDGLQSPIVKNIHATALIQLIERTDAQSGDLIFFGADKTKVVNDAIGALRVKIGHSEFGKQAGLLEKGWKPLWVIDFPMFEYDQEEGRYFAAHHPFTSPKDGHEDYLENDPARALAKAYDMVLNGWEIGGGSVRIHRAEVQNKVFRALNIDDEEARNKFGFLLDALQYGAPPHGGVAFGLDRLVTMMAGAESIRDVIAFPKTQRAQDLLTQAPSPVDEKQLRELHIRLRGVEPKQVLSS; encoded by the coding sequence ATGCGTACCTGCTACACCGGCGAGGTTTCTCGAAGCCATTTGGATCAAACAGTCTCTTTGTTTGGTTGGGTTCATCGTCGTCGTGACCACGGGGGTGTGATTTTTATCGACTTGCGCGATCGTGCCGGTCTGGCCCAGATCGTGGTCGATCCCGATAACGCTCAGGCCTTTGAAATTGCCGAGAAAATCCGCAATGAGTTTTGTGTGCGCGTAACCGGCCTGGTGCGCTTGCGCCCCGAAGGCACGTCCAATAGCGAACTGGCTTCGGGCGAAATTGAAATTCTGTGCCGCGAGATCGAAATCCTGAATCCGTCGGTCACGCCGCCCTTCCAGCTCGACGATGACAATCTGTCCGAAACCACGCGCCTGACTCATCGGGTGCTGGATCTGCGCCGCCCGCAAATGCAGCGCAACCTGATGCTGCGCTACCGGGTGTCGATCGAAGTGCGCAAGTACCTCGATGCGCTGGGTTTTATCGATATCGAAACCCCCATGCTGACCAAGAGCACGCCCGAAGGCGCGCGCGATTACCTGGTGCCTTCCCGTGTTAACGCGGGCGAGTTTTTTGCCTTGCCGCAATCGCCCCAGCTGTTCAAGCAGATGCTGATGGTGGCGGGCTTCGATCGCTACTATCAAATTACCAAATGCTTTCGCGATGAGGATTTGCGGGCCGATCGCCAGCCTGAGTTCACACAGATCGATTGTGAAACCTCCTTCCTCAACGAAGAGCAGATACGCGAGATTTTCGAGGGCATGATCCGTCACGTGTTCAGCGCGGTGCAAAAGGTCGAGCTGCCGGCGGTCTTCCCCACCATGACGTGGGATGAAGCCATGCGCCGTTATGGTTCCGACAAGCCCGATCTGCGCGTCAAGCTCGAATTCACCGATATCTCCGACCTGATGCAGGATGTGGATTTCAAGGTGTTCTCGGCTCCCGCCAACGATGTCGGCAGCCGTGTGGTGGCCTTGCGCGTGCCTGGCGGCGCCAGCATGCCGCGCAGCGAAATCGATGCCTACACCAAGTTCGTCGGCATCTACGGAGCCAAGGGCCTGGCGTACATCAAGGTCAACGACGCCACTTCGATTCCCGATGGTTTGCAATCGCCTATTGTAAAAAATATCCATGCCACCGCCTTGATCCAGCTCATCGAGCGCACCGATGCGCAAAGCGGCGATCTTATCTTTTTCGGCGCCGACAAAACCAAGGTGGTCAATGATGCCATTGGCGCCTTGCGCGTCAAGATCGGCCACAGCGAGTTCGGCAAGCAGGCCGGCCTGCTCGAGAAAGGCTGGAAGCCGCTGTGGGTCATCGACTTTCCCATGTTCGAATACGATCAGGAAGAAGGCCGTTACTTTGCCGCGCATCATCCCTTTACCAGCCCCAAGGACGGTCACGAAGACTATCTCGAGAACGATCCCGCCCGTGCCCTGGCCAAAGCCTACGACATGGTCCTGAATGGCTGGGAGATTGGCGGCGGCTCGGTGCGTATCCACCGCGCCGAGGTGCAGAACAAGGTGTTCCGCGCCTTGAATATCGACGACGAAGAGGCCCGCAACAAGTTCGGCTTTCTGCTCGACGCGTTGCAGTACGGTGCGCCTCCGCATGGCGGCGTGGCGTTCGGCCTGGACCGCCTGGTTACCATGATGGCCGGCGCCGAATCGATTCGCGATGTCATCGCCTTCCCCAAGACTCAGCGCGCGCAGGACCTGCTGACGCAGGCTCCTTCCCCGGTGGATGAAAAGCAATTGCGCGAATTGCACATCCGTTTGCGCGGCGTTGAACCCAAGCAGGTATTATCTTCGTAG
- a CDS encoding endonuclease/exonuclease/phosphatase family protein — translation MSVLRIVSYNIHKGRSATGSRESMADLRLGLYGLRPDLCFLQEVQGRNERRSSLDAQHESLGAALRMNTAYGCNAVRHRTDHGNALLSRFPILSQENQDISDHRLEQRGLLHVKVEINNTSVHCLVVHLGLFAGSRSRQVEALVERIKRLVPADEPILIAGDFNDWNNRLAPLFVQQLGLCEVFAVAPEHPVAEPPSLRNSVKRLSRSLRSLPKPLQLPRSMHELGMHGVYTAPLNELPVGKLHQLSMNGAARLALPPRTFPAAFPWLRLDRIYQRGFAVRNARVLQGAPWKQLSDHAPLFAELELP, via the coding sequence GTGTCAGTACTTCGCATAGTCAGCTACAACATTCATAAAGGCCGCTCGGCAACGGGCAGCCGCGAATCCATGGCAGACTTGCGTTTGGGGCTGTACGGCTTGCGCCCCGATTTATGTTTTCTGCAGGAAGTCCAGGGTCGCAACGAGCGCCGCTCCAGCCTCGACGCGCAGCACGAATCGCTGGGGGCGGCGCTGCGCATGAATACGGCCTATGGCTGCAATGCCGTGCGTCACCGCACCGATCACGGCAACGCGCTGCTGTCGCGCTTTCCCATCCTTAGCCAGGAAAACCAGGATATCTCCGACCATCGCCTTGAGCAGCGCGGGCTTCTGCATGTCAAGGTTGAAATCAACAACACGTCGGTGCATTGCCTGGTCGTGCACCTGGGCCTGTTTGCGGGCAGCCGGTCGCGCCAGGTGGAAGCCCTGGTGGAGCGCATCAAACGTCTGGTCCCGGCCGATGAGCCTATCCTGATTGCCGGCGACTTCAACGACTGGAACAATCGTCTGGCCCCTTTGTTCGTGCAGCAACTGGGCTTGTGCGAAGTGTTTGCCGTCGCGCCCGAGCATCCCGTCGCCGAACCGCCCAGCCTGCGTAATTCGGTCAAACGCCTGAGCAGAAGCCTGCGCAGCCTGCCCAAGCCTTTGCAATTGCCGCGATCCATGCACGAGCTAGGCATGCACGGCGTCTATACGGCGCCCTTGAACGAACTCCCCGTGGGCAAGCTGCATCAGCTAAGCATGAACGGAGCGGCCCGTCTTGCCTTGCCTCCCCGCACCTTTCCAGCCGCATTTCCGTGGCTGCGCCTGGACCGCATCTACCAGCGCGGCTTTGCCGTGCGCAATGCCCGCGTGCTGCAGGGCGCGCCCTGGAAACAACTTTCCGACCACGCCCCCCTGTTCGCCGAACTCGAACTTCCCTGA
- a CDS encoding alpha/beta hydrolase, with amino-acid sequence MNTSFNPVGYSLDEIDRQYNARASVPDCLPFLKEYADYSELARQQVAGSLSVAYGDHPDETLDIFPAANAGAPVYVFIHGGYWRALSKDDSSFMAPTFHAAGATVVAVNYSLAPGVSLDTIVEQCRNALAWVYKNIGQYRGDPQRLHVSGSSAGGHLTGMLLARDWHDAFDVPSNIVQSASPISGLFDVRPLVHTHINAWARLDKKSALRLSPAMHLPQQGCPILVAWGEYETAEFKRQSQDYLHGWQAQGYEGSALEVAGTNHFNILMDLRNPQSALTRAIFKLMGL; translated from the coding sequence ATGAACACCAGCTTCAACCCTGTCGGTTATTCGCTCGACGAGATCGACCGCCAATACAATGCGCGGGCATCGGTGCCCGACTGCCTGCCATTTTTGAAGGAATATGCCGACTACAGCGAGCTGGCGCGGCAGCAGGTCGCGGGCAGCCTGTCGGTAGCCTATGGCGATCATCCCGATGAAACGCTGGATATTTTCCCTGCCGCCAACGCCGGCGCGCCGGTCTATGTGTTTATTCATGGTGGCTATTGGCGCGCCTTGTCCAAAGACGACTCATCGTTCATGGCGCCCACATTTCATGCCGCGGGCGCCACCGTGGTGGCCGTCAATTATTCGCTGGCGCCGGGGGTGTCGCTGGACACGATTGTCGAGCAATGCCGCAATGCGCTGGCCTGGGTATACAAGAACATTGGTCAGTATCGGGGCGATCCGCAACGCCTGCATGTCAGCGGCAGTTCGGCCGGCGGCCATCTGACAGGCATGTTGCTGGCCCGCGATTGGCACGATGCCTTCGATGTGCCCTCGAATATAGTGCAAAGCGCCAGCCCCATCAGCGGCCTGTTCGATGTGCGTCCGCTCGTACACACGCATATCAATGCCTGGGCCAGGCTCGACAAGAAATCGGCGCTGCGCCTCAGCCCGGCAATGCATTTGCCGCAACAGGGGTGCCCTATCCTGGTGGCCTGGGGCGAATACGAAACAGCGGAATTCAAGCGTCAAAGCCAGGACTATCTGCACGGCTGGCAGGCCCAGGGGTATGAGGGGTCGGCGCTTGAGGTCGCCGGCACCAATCATTTCAATATCCTGATGGATCTGCGCAATCCGCAGTCGGCCCTGACGCGGGCGATTTTCAAGCTGATGGGTTTGTAG
- the clsB gene encoding cardiolipin synthase ClsB gives MQRTESRLHWYEGNRIDLLQNGSQFFPALCQAIDEAQTVVHLETYIFNLDRSGLAILDHLQQACARGVKVRVVVDGFGSYAHAQAIGERLAAMGAQYRVYNPEPQGVGRVVFSARRLRRLHRKVTVVDERIAFVGGINILDDLEDVPNDGMGPRPRFDFAVRVQGPLVPEITATQNSLWLRVGWRHRSDWANVSARLANWRAVLLKRRLEKSTRYESGMRAALVLRDNVRFRQTIENVYLYAIDHAIENVVIANAYFFPGRRLRHALEHAAARGVRVRLLLQGRSEYPMQHRATRFMYGKLLDDGIEIYEYLPSYLHAKVAVIDARATVGSSNLDPFSLLLAREANVFVDNADFASSLNAALAAVMQNDARRVTDTFLQKLSMLDRWVDAASYLLLRIAVALTGKSSMY, from the coding sequence ATGCAACGCACCGAATCGCGACTGCATTGGTACGAAGGCAATCGCATCGATCTGCTGCAAAACGGTAGCCAATTCTTTCCCGCCTTGTGCCAGGCTATCGACGAGGCGCAAACCGTTGTCCATCTGGAAACGTATATTTTCAATCTGGACCGCAGTGGCTTGGCCATACTCGATCATCTGCAACAGGCCTGCGCACGCGGCGTCAAGGTAAGAGTTGTGGTCGATGGCTTTGGCAGCTACGCGCATGCGCAGGCAATCGGCGAGCGGCTTGCCGCCATGGGCGCGCAGTATCGTGTATACAACCCCGAGCCTCAAGGCGTCGGACGCGTCGTGTTCAGTGCCAGGCGCCTGCGACGCCTGCACCGCAAAGTAACCGTGGTCGATGAGCGGATTGCCTTCGTGGGCGGCATCAATATTCTGGACGATCTGGAAGATGTTCCCAACGATGGCATGGGCCCCAGGCCGCGTTTCGACTTTGCCGTGCGCGTGCAAGGGCCGCTTGTGCCGGAAATCACCGCGACCCAGAACAGCCTGTGGCTGCGCGTGGGATGGCGTCATCGCAGTGACTGGGCCAATGTGTCCGCGCGCCTGGCCAATTGGCGCGCTGTGCTCCTGAAGCGCCGCCTGGAAAAATCGACACGCTACGAATCGGGTATGCGGGCCGCTCTGGTATTGCGCGATAACGTCCGCTTCCGCCAGACGATTGAAAATGTGTACCTGTATGCAATCGATCACGCCATCGAAAATGTGGTGATTGCCAACGCGTATTTTTTCCCTGGCCGCCGATTGCGCCACGCGCTTGAACATGCCGCGGCGCGCGGGGTGCGTGTACGCCTGTTGCTGCAGGGCCGGTCCGAATATCCCATGCAGCACCGTGCCACGCGGTTCATGTACGGAAAACTGCTCGATGACGGCATCGAGATCTACGAATACCTGCCCAGCTACCTGCACGCCAAAGTGGCTGTCATCGATGCTCGTGCAACTGTCGGCTCGTCCAACCTGGATCCTTTCAGCCTGCTGCTGGCGCGCGAGGCCAACGTGTTTGTCGACAATGCGGATTTTGCCTCCAGCCTGAATGCGGCGCTGGCGGCGGTCATGCAAAACGATGCAAGGCGCGTGACCGACACTTTTTTGCAAAAGCTCTCGATGCTTGACCGATGGGTGGACGCAGCCTCGTATCTGCTGCTGCGCATCGCCGTCGCCCTGACCGGGAAGTCGTCCATGTATTGA
- the leuB gene encoding 3-isopropylmalate dehydrogenase, translating into MKIAVLPGDGIGKEVTAEAVKVLHAVLGKNTALELIDAPIGAAGIEAAGDPLPAKTSEIARKADAILFGAAGMPGDEVIPYAMRPGASLLRLRKELGLFANFRPAFLFPELIGASTLRPEIVEGLDLLIMRELTGDVYFGEPRGISTTASGEREGYNTMRYSESEIERIAHVAFRTARQRRHKVCSVDKANVLETMQLWREVVTNVGKQYPDVELTHMFVDAAAMMLMRAPKQFDVIVTGNIFGDILSDEAAMLTGSIGMLPSASLALDHKGLYEPVHGTAPDIAGRNLANPLASILSMGMMLRYSFNQADNADRVQRAVRAVLADGYRTGDIAQPGCKRVGTSEMGDAVVAALGR; encoded by the coding sequence ATGAAAATCGCAGTCTTGCCTGGTGATGGCATCGGTAAAGAAGTCACGGCCGAAGCCGTCAAGGTATTGCATGCCGTGCTGGGCAAGAACACGGCACTGGAGCTTATCGATGCGCCCATCGGCGCCGCCGGCATCGAGGCCGCCGGCGACCCTCTGCCGGCCAAAACATCAGAAATCGCGCGCAAAGCCGACGCTATTCTGTTTGGCGCCGCCGGCATGCCTGGCGATGAAGTCATCCCTTATGCAATGCGCCCAGGTGCCAGCTTGCTGCGCCTGCGCAAAGAGCTGGGCCTGTTCGCCAATTTCCGGCCGGCGTTCCTGTTTCCGGAGCTAATCGGCGCATCAACACTGAGGCCGGAGATTGTGGAAGGGCTCGACTTGCTGATCATGCGCGAGCTGACCGGCGACGTTTATTTCGGCGAGCCTCGGGGCATCTCCACCACGGCTTCGGGCGAACGCGAAGGCTATAACACCATGCGCTATTCGGAATCTGAAATCGAACGGATTGCGCATGTTGCGTTTCGAACCGCGCGCCAGCGCCGCCACAAAGTCTGTTCTGTAGACAAGGCAAATGTTCTGGAAACCATGCAATTGTGGCGCGAGGTCGTGACAAACGTCGGCAAGCAATACCCCGATGTGGAGCTTACACACATGTTCGTGGATGCCGCGGCCATGATGCTGATGCGAGCGCCCAAGCAGTTCGACGTGATTGTAACGGGCAATATTTTCGGTGATATTCTTTCGGATGAGGCAGCCATGCTCACCGGCTCGATCGGCATGCTGCCGTCGGCATCGCTGGCGCTCGATCACAAAGGGCTGTACGAACCAGTGCACGGCACGGCGCCCGATATTGCCGGCCGCAATCTGGCCAACCCGCTTGCGTCGATTCTTTCCATGGGCATGATGCTGAGATACTCCTTCAACCAGGCCGACAACGCCGATCGCGTCCAGCGCGCGGTGCGGGCGGTGCTGGCCGATGGCTACCGCACCGGCGACATCGCCCAGCCCGGATGCAAGCGCGTAGGCACATCGGAAATGGGCGACGCCGTGGTTGCCGCGCTAGGCCGCTGA
- the leuD gene encoding 3-isopropylmalate dehydratase small subunit: MEPFLHLDAVALPIPRSNVDTDQIVPARYLQKPRSDDFGQFLFRDLRFDKQGREISGFILNQPPYRQARVVVAQSNFGCGSSREHAVWALHDYGFRAVIAPSFGDIFFSNALKNGLLPIVLPAEATAMLLEKAQAVPGMRVVIDLPSQIVTAADGSIHAFQIDAFSKKCLIEGLNEIDYTLQNADHITAFERRHAANI; encoded by the coding sequence ATGGAACCCTTCCTGCATCTGGATGCCGTGGCCTTGCCTATCCCGCGCTCGAATGTCGATACAGACCAGATCGTGCCCGCCCGGTATTTGCAAAAGCCGCGTTCGGACGATTTCGGCCAGTTCCTGTTTCGCGATTTGCGTTTCGACAAACAAGGGCGGGAGATTTCCGGCTTCATCCTGAATCAGCCGCCCTACCGCCAGGCGCGTGTCGTGGTTGCGCAGAGCAACTTCGGTTGCGGTTCGTCGCGCGAGCATGCGGTATGGGCTTTGCACGATTACGGTTTTCGCGCGGTGATCGCGCCCAGTTTCGGGGATATCTTCTTTTCCAATGCACTCAAAAATGGACTGCTGCCGATCGTACTGCCCGCCGAGGCGACAGCAATGCTGCTGGAAAAGGCCCAGGCAGTGCCGGGCATGCGCGTCGTTATTGATCTTCCGTCGCAGATCGTCACCGCGGCCGACGGATCGATACACGCATTCCAGATCGATGCGTTTTCCAAAAAATGCCTGATCGAAGGCTTGAACGAAATTGACTACACCCTGCAAAACGCGGATCACATTACCGCTTTCGAACGGCGGCATGCCGCAAACATCTAG